Genomic DNA from Trypanosoma brucei brucei TREU927 chromosome 9, whole genome shotgun sequence:
AGGCCACTGTGCTCACGTATGCCAGcgaggaagatgaagatgcgCTGTTGAGAGAACAGAAGCGGCTGGAGGGTGAGAGTGATGAGGAGTGGCAAGGGCGGCTACTACGACAGCGCTGGCAAAGGAGTGCAGCGGGTCGGCGGAAGAGCGGAGGAAACACCGGGTCTTCTTCTTTTGAGGCTTCCCTTCGACCCTTCACACGACAGAGTCACCATAGTAACGATGGACCAGATGAATTGGGGAAGGCCAAGCGGCTCGTAGAGCGGGAAGGCGCCCATACCGTTCTGTACAACCCCATCGATGTCGATCCCAAAACATTTGTAGCAACAATTAACAAACTTAACGACGAAAACCGGGTGGTGAAGACGATAGTCGTACCAACCCGACAGGCGTGGGGAAGCGTTCATGCGTGGGCCGAGGCTTTCCCCGACGCAGAAATATTGTGCAGTGGCGAGAAGCCCATTCCCAGCGGTGCTCAGAACAGGCAGCAGGAGGTCGTTCGCCCGACCGGGGGATGTATGAACATGGGGAACGGCCTGACGGGGCTTTCATTTCCAGAGGTGGACGAGGCGGAGGTTGCAGTGGGAAGTGCTGTCGATAATGACACTGAGGTGGCCATGGTCGCGGACGATATTAACAACATCTGCCGCCTGTGCTCCAGTCAGCCCGACAGTGTGAGTTGGCGAGTCGCGGATGAAGAAGTACGGTGCTCATCTCGCGTACAACCACTTGGTACATTAATTCAGAAGCAAATAACTCCCAATATCGAGCTGCTGCGTGTGGCTGGCGATGACCTGACGAACGAGTATGTTATGTATGACCGCAATAGTGCCAGCCTTGCGTGCACTGACTTATTTCATGGAGAGTACGGTGACCTGGACCCAGTTAACTCGTGGCTGTGTCGTGTATGGTTTAAATTCATGAAGCAGGGGAATTATAAACGTGTGGACCGCGTACCAGAGTTTAAGTGGCTGCAGGTGAAGAATCATGGTGATTTGAAAGCAGTCCGTGAGTCAGTGGATATAATCACGAGTATGTTTCCTATGAAGTTTCTATTGTATGCGCACGGTACACCACCGCTTGCTGAGAACCCTGCGAATGCCCTGCGTCTCCAGTGGGGTATGCCTCCACTATCTTAGGCTCAACCAcacgaagagaaaaggaagttgTACACAGCAAAGTAAAGGAAGGGTTGGTGACGGCATATCGGAATATACTTACGGACCCATTTTCTTGCACTCACTCACAGATTAACGGGAACATTTCCTTCCAAATCATTGTTTTCATTACCGGGTGGTGGGCACACTACGGGGAGGCCAAGTTCACTTGCTTGCGACGTCGCCCTTCTGTGAAGGGGGCAGACAACCGAGGAACCTAGAGTTCAAGATGGGAAGCAATTAGCATCAATGCATCCTGTAGTTGTTGCTTACGTGGCGTCTGTGTTGTGCAATATACGCTGGTGTCGGTAAATAATTACATAGGAACGATTTTGtgtgctttttctttgtgcgcGTGTCACCTTATATTTACTTGCGTGCGTATAGTTGCCTGACTCATTGTCGTCGAATACGCCCTGCTGTATCTTCACGGGCTTCTCATCtcacatcttcttttcttcttgttgtttcccttttgctGTGTTTGTTGCAGATTTTTCTCCGCTTTCAAGGCAATCCACTCTTAATCGGCGTCAATCATGGCCCAACAAGGAAAGGTCGAGCCCCAGGATCAGGATTCCTTCCTGGATGACCAGCCCGGAATTCGCCCCATCCCGTCGTTCGATGACATGCCGCTCCATCAGAATCTCTTGCGCGGTATTTACTCGCATGGTTTTGAGAAGCCGAGCAGCATCCAGCAGCGTGCCATCGTTCCCTTCACCCGCGGTGGTGACATCATTGCCCAGGCGCAGTCGGGAACGGGTAAAACTGGTGCATTCTCCATTGGTTTGTTACAGCGCCTTGACTTCCGCCACAACGTCCTTCAGGGCCTTGTGCTCTCCCCCACTAGGGAACTTGCAATGCAGACGGCTGAGGTCATCACACGCATTGGTGAGTTCCTCGCTGAAGGCAGCTCATCATTTTGTGCAACCTTTGTCGGGGGCACTCGTGTGCAAGACGACTACCGTAAGCTGCAGAGTGGCACCATCGTCGCTGTGGGAACACCCGGTCGTGTGGTGGATGTGACGAAACGCGGTGCGATGCGAACGGAGTCACTCCGTGTGCTTGTTCTTGACGAGGCCGATGAGATGCTCTCTCAGGGTTTTGCCGAACAGATTTACGATATCTTTCGTTTCCTACCTAAGGAGATTCAGGTAGCCCTGTTCTCTGCTACCATGCCCGATGACGTGCTCGAGCTCACAAAGAAGTTCATGCGCGACCCCACTCGTATTCTTGTAAAGCGGGAGAGCCTCACCCTTGAGGGTATCAAGCAGTTCTTCATCGctgtggaggaggagcacAAGCTTGATACTCTTATGGATTTGTACGAAACCGTGAGCATTGCGCAGAGTGTGATATTCGCTAACACCCGCCGCAAGGTGGACTGGCTCGCCTCTCAGttgaacagcagcaaccacacGGTCAGCTGCATGCACTCCGAGATGTCGAAGCAAGAGCGTGAAAAAGTCATGGGTACCTTCCGCAACGGAAGCTCCCGCGTGTTAGTGACGACGGACCTTGTGGCCCGTGGTATCGATGTGCACCACGTGAACATCGTCATCAACTTCGACCTCCCCacgaacaaagaaaactacCTTCACCGTATTGGTCGTGGTGGTCGGTACGGACGTAAGGGTGTGGCAATCAACTTCGTCACTCAGAAGGATGTGGAGGTCCTGCGGGAGATTGAATCGCATTATCACACGCAAATTGAAGAGCTTCCAGTTGACTTTGCTGCCTACCTTGGTGAGTAACGGGAGGTGTCTGTGCAATGCGGGCATGAAGGGAATCAGCCCTTTATCCCCATTACATCCCTGTCTTCCTTCTATCCCCACTGCTGTCGCCGTAGACAAGTGGGTGGCGGGACGAGGCGGGGGGCGAGTGAAGgcacaaaagagaagaggaaggaccgaaagaaggaaggaaggataCAGCAGAGTATGAGGGTAcgtaaataagtaaatatgGTATGGTTATGTATTTgtgaacaaaagaaaacaaaaagaaatgaagagggagaaacgaaaaaaaaaccaagaaaaaacaacaacaacaacaacacacacacacacgaaggAATACATATGAAGGGGTATGTtgataaaagtaaaagttgagtgaggggaaaacaaaggtaGCTACTGTaaggaaataaaatgaggaaaggaaTAGCAAGAAAACaggtaaagagaaaaagagaaaaaggaattaCTCACTAATTTTTTCTACCTATGACATAAAGGGAAGAATGTCCGGTGAAGTGGGTGAGTGGcgccgaaaaagaaaaaaaaatcagcgaaagcaaaagaaaaaagatgaagaagaaaaacgtgaaattaacaaaaaggatacaagtaataataatgtaaTACGTctcttcttcaaaaaaaaaaacaactaatTATATGTGGCCGCCAAACGAACGGTAATAAACAAgaatagaaaaaaggaaaatatttgaataactaaacaatgaaaataaattaaGGAACGGGGAGTGTCAAACCGACCTGACAAACCGTCTGGTGAGGGCTAGGTATATGCAATCACCACCGTCATCGCTGATTCTCAAGTGCATATTCCCAATAGGGCCACACATGCGCTCATGTACGGTCTCCTAaggtgtatgtatgtgtgcgttaGGTGTGTATGAAGCGAGCAAAGAAGAGAGGGGGGTCGAAATGGATGGCTCGGCAAACGGGTCTGCCAactattttcttccctctcccttgGTTCTATTGCCTTGGTCGTTTTGCCATTTGAAAGacctcttctttgttttttcttccattgcaCCGCGCCCGTCCCCGACGCCACCGggttcccattttttttgtaactgAAAAGAGGGACGGTACTGACACTTGGGGCGAATAACGGACACTAAGCGAACCTCACCCCTGAGTCTTCCCCACAAGGTGTTGGTTGccgcgtgtgcgtgtgcgtgtgattTGTGTGATACAGACATACGGCGCCGAagttgggggaaaaaaagagaagaaaagaactgAGTTTGAAAAATGGGTGTTGGGTGCAGCGaatgggaaaaggaaaagaatgagaGGAGGTGTAACCAATGCCTTTCGTGCGGCAGCGCGGTTGAAGCGTTCATTGCAGCTTTACGAAATGTTGCCAGCGCAGGGAAATAATTACCCCGAGAAGTGTCGGAAGGTGCATCTTATTGCAGATGTCCCTGAATGAGAAGTGATGAACGGAAATAAGGCATTGGAGGAGAGGaataaaatacaaataaaatcaaaaaaggctgaaaagaaaaaaaaataaaagagaccTAGCGGTATGCAGCTACCACAAATCGGCGGACACATGCCTCACTCCCGTGGCGAAGCAGAGGGTACGGCACCCAAACTGTAGGAGCTGCGATGTGTCACACTGCTGTGAGTGTCGCGGCGGCAAACGGCGTGTGCAGACATCACCGTTTCAATGACGTCAAAAAGGCAGTAGCGTTGAACGTGTCTGTGGAATAGAAAATAAAGTAGGCAAATAACTGCTCATACACATGAGGTCAGCCTCGCATCGCACCCCAATTAttcacccttttccttttctgattAACCGGTGGACTGAATAGGGCTCGGCCATGTTTGCTGCTTTTGGTGTTCTTATCTGCagcgcccccccccccccccacacacacacacccgtAGCTCACGCCCTTGTCATTGTTGTCATTTCTTCCATACTCccgtttcttattttccctttacaCCGCTGCGCAGTCCGAAAAAGGGAATTAAGGGAAAATATGGTGCCACGCCGAGAGCATAAAGAAGTCACCTCGGCGTTACTCTACTACTTAACCCGGCGTGGCCCGCAAATGGTGATGCCCTTCCATCATTTGCCGCAGTAACTTTTTTCCAGTGCAAACTCACAAGACATGCATTTGGAACATATTGGCGCTGGGGATGTCAGGTGCCAACAGGGGTACTCTGTTTAATTGACGGTCAATAGCAGACAGCGTTTGTGTGATCTCCCTTTACCAGGCTGCAGATCCGTAGGGGTTGCCGAGTGGGAAGCCATCCGTTACGTTCCTGTcccattcctctcttcctcaCACATGATGGTCGCAGCTGCCTGTAGGTATAATGTATTACCTATGGGTACAGTGAGCATTTGTTTGGAATAAAATGCCTTTTGCGACCATACAACAACCTACGCGTAATCGGCTACACTTATGCCTGAGCTGGTCGTGCGTAGGTCGCGTGTCTTGAAGGATGGTGCTGCAGGCGCTTTCATGAATGCGGGGCGTTTAAGTTTTCACACTCCCGAAGGGCGGGATTATCGATACGAAGCGTAACATCTAGCTCTGAAAATGCGACCTAATCCCTATGCTCAGTCCGACAAACTCCCGAAAAAGTCTATCGTGCACGAGAAAGTCGAAAGGCCACCTATAATGGCTACCAACCGTCACTCCCCTCACGGGGCGGGGGCTCAGATTATGATAAACATCTCGAGGAGGGGCCGGAAGCGGTGAACTTTGCACGTGGCTAGGTGCGAGAACACGTTTGAATTCTTCACGAGGTCACTAGTTTGTAATATGGGGGAACGAATCACTCATATGGTTGTTACAACGCTATGCAGCTTGAGTGCTCATTTCTTCGTTTGTATGTACCAGATGTTATGTGAGAGACCAGCTTTTCAACTGTTTCTCAAATAATTGACGGACCTTCGTGAGCgattgtactttttttttttccaccgttTCGATGctattttttgtcctttccccctttttgaaCGCCAACTTTTAGTGAAATTAGTTGTACTTACTGTTGCATCAGGCGGCAGCAACCTAGATTGGATCGGACGAATCACATTGGCACCGAGTACTACCCCCCACTGATGCTCTCCGGTGTGTATGGTCCGCAAGCCGAAGGGGCACGCCAAATGTTAGCGACTTTGGGATACGATAATCCCTCATCCGAGGACATCGCACTCACGCTACAGCAAATGGGTGAGGCTCGGGCTCTTAGAACGCAACATGTCTCAACACAGCGGGGCACTCCCGATCAAACTGGCGTCTCACCCCCGCGCGGGGCATACGACACCACGATGAGCCCGCGGAACAGCGGTCAATCACCGGTAGGACGTGGTGGTGTACTGAAGGGCACCACCGCAACACCAGATGATGTGCGGCACGTGCGGGCAAAACCGCCACCGGTGGATTTCCGCGACTGCTTCGATTATCGCATGCACGAACGAGCACCTGGGCGAGTGTCCGTGGGAGGTATCCTGAAACGTGGCGGTGGTGAGAGGTCTAACAGGCGGTACGTTGACCCCGTCGACGGGCCGATTGCCGGTACCGTAGGGAAGGACCCATGGGGTCGTCTTCGCTTTGTGTCGACGGGAGATCGT
This window encodes:
- a CDS encoding eukaryotic initiation factor 4a, putative, producing the protein MAQQGKVEPQDQDSFLDDQPGIRPIPSFDDMPLHQNLLRGIYSHGFEKPSSIQQRAIVPFTRGGDIIAQAQSGTGKTGAFSIGLLQRLDFRHNVLQGLVLSPTRELAMQTAEVITRIGEFLAEGSSSFCATFVGGTRVQDDYRKLQSGTIVAVGTPGRVVDVTKRGAMRTESLRVLVLDEADEMLSQGFAEQIYDIFRFLPKEIQVALFSATMPDDVLELTKKFMRDPTRILVKRESLTLEGIKQFFIAVEEEHKLDTLMDLYETVSIAQSVIFANTRRKVDWLASQLNSSNHTVSCMHSEMSKQEREKVMGTFRNGSSRVLVTTDLVARGIDVHHVNIVINFDLPTNKENYLHRIGRGGRYGRKGVAINFVTQKDVEVLREIESHYHTQIEELPVDFAAYLGE